The Deltaproteobacteria bacterium genome window below encodes:
- a CDS encoding SDR family NAD(P)-dependent oxidoreductase codes for MIITGGAGGMGTTMTLAVLADGARVAVVDNQEERCQALARSVAGVAEEGALMTLTADITQAEECERVAAAVVGRFGRVDALVNAAGIGMQTVRANYMSEPVRFWEVEPDRWQSVMDVNWKGAFLMARAVTPHLVEQGSGRIINVTTSLDTMFRGAYTPYGMSKAALEAASASWAKDLEDTGITVNVLVPGGPTNTSFIPENAPFDRGKLVQPEVMAAPIRWLVSDASQAVTGCRFVGNDWDTTLEPDEAARAACRPAAWQDLTSQAAWPDRK; via the coding sequence GTGATCATCACGGGCGGGGCTGGCGGCATGGGCACCACCATGACCCTCGCCGTGCTGGCGGACGGAGCGCGGGTAGCGGTGGTGGACAACCAGGAAGAGCGTTGCCAAGCCTTGGCCCGGAGCGTCGCGGGCGTGGCGGAAGAAGGCGCCCTCATGACCCTCACCGCGGACATCACCCAGGCGGAGGAATGCGAGCGGGTGGCGGCCGCGGTCGTCGGCCGCTTCGGGCGCGTGGACGCGCTGGTCAACGCCGCCGGCATCGGCATGCAGACCGTGCGCGCCAACTACATGAGCGAGCCCGTGCGCTTCTGGGAAGTGGAACCCGACCGCTGGCAGAGCGTGATGGACGTCAACTGGAAGGGCGCCTTTCTGATGGCTCGCGCCGTCACGCCCCACCTCGTGGAGCAGGGCTCCGGCCGCATCATCAACGTCACCACCAGCCTCGACACCATGTTCCGGGGCGCCTACACCCCTTACGGCATGTCCAAGGCCGCCCTGGAAGCCGCCTCCGCGAGTTGGGCCAAGGACCTGGAAGACACCGGCATCACCGTCAACGTGCTGGTGCCCGGCGGTCCCACCAACACGAGCTTCATCCCCGAAAACGCACCCTTCGACCGCGGCAAGCTGGTCCAGCCGGAGGTCATGGCCGCCCCCATCCGCTGGCTCGTGTCCGACGCCTCCCAAGCCGTCACCGGCTGCCGCTTCGTCGGCAACGACTGGGACACAACCCTGGAGCCCGACGAGGCCGCCCGAGCCGCCTGCCGCCCGGCCGCGTGGCAAGACCTGACCTCCCAGGCGGCCTGGCCCGACCGGAAGTAG
- a CDS encoding ABC transporter substrate-binding protein, which yields MKDSKETSGTKGVNRRAFIGGGVAAGAMILGAPYIASKARAKTKTIYINTWGGSWGKAEAEAYYKPYEKASGIAVKPVTPVSFAKMKAQVLSGHYEFDVAGMGRSDSIRGLNDNLLEHIHYDIIRLTDYPPDTIGYNGISRHSISTNLVYNKKKFPNGGPQSWADYWNVEKFPGNRGAYKDAARMLPFALLADGVPKDKLYPLDIDRAFKKLDELKPHVKVWWRRGSQSVQLVRDGEVDMMPMWNTRAGVAVEQGVPLEVIWNQAHMRRSNWIVARGTPNAAESWRFAQFCLKPENLGVFCRLMNTGPWITGAYEHIDEKKARMMPTWKDNLPLTYQPDPLWVGTNLSALTKRFNQWLAT from the coding sequence ATGAAGGACTCCAAGGAGACCAGCGGTACGAAGGGCGTCAACCGCCGTGCGTTCATCGGTGGCGGCGTAGCGGCCGGCGCAATGATATTGGGAGCACCCTACATCGCGTCCAAGGCCCGGGCCAAGACCAAGACCATCTACATCAACACCTGGGGCGGAAGCTGGGGCAAAGCGGAGGCCGAGGCCTACTACAAGCCCTATGAGAAGGCCAGCGGGATCGCGGTGAAACCCGTCACGCCGGTGTCGTTCGCCAAGATGAAGGCGCAGGTGCTCTCGGGCCACTACGAGTTCGACGTGGCCGGCATGGGACGGTCCGACTCCATCCGCGGGCTCAACGACAACCTGCTGGAGCACATCCACTACGACATCATCCGCCTGACCGACTATCCGCCGGACACCATCGGCTACAACGGCATCTCGCGCCATTCCATCTCCACCAACCTCGTCTACAACAAGAAGAAGTTCCCCAACGGCGGCCCGCAGTCCTGGGCCGACTACTGGAACGTGGAGAAGTTCCCCGGCAACCGGGGCGCCTACAAGGACGCCGCCCGGATGCTGCCGTTCGCGCTGCTGGCGGACGGTGTGCCCAAGGACAAGCTCTATCCCCTGGACATCGATCGCGCCTTCAAGAAGCTCGACGAGCTCAAGCCCCACGTCAAGGTTTGGTGGCGGCGTGGCTCCCAGTCGGTGCAGCTCGTGCGCGACGGCGAGGTCGACATGATGCCCATGTGGAACACCCGGGCCGGGGTGGCGGTGGAGCAGGGAGTGCCCCTCGAGGTGATCTGGAACCAGGCCCACATGCGCCGTTCCAACTGGATCGTGGCACGCGGCACTCCCAACGCGGCGGAGTCCTGGCGGTTCGCGCAGTTCTGCCTGAAGCCCGAGAACCTGGGGGTCTTCTGCCGCCTGATGAACACCGGCCCGTGGATCACCGGGGCCTACGAGCACATCGACGAGAAGAAGGCGCGGATGATGCCCACGTGGAAGGACAACCTGCCGCTCACGTACCAGCCCGATCCGCTGTGGGTGGGCACGAACCTGAGCGCGCTGACCAAGCGTTTCAACCAGTGGCTGGCCACATGA
- a CDS encoding ABC transporter permease produces MNATSARPADIAAGRKASRPWRSRANISAWTLSAPAVLFIAVLFVYPLLDVAVISFTDPTLSLVNYREFFSSPLYARVLGNTFWFAFVVTLICLLLGYPLAYVIVRYGGTLGFALLLVVAMSFWTSFLVRTYSWLVILGSKGPVTKLLDWVGFDPVPQIPFNSFATTLGMVHILIPYMILSIYAAMQKIDPNHLRAAASLGATPFQGFRTVFLPLSLPGVVNGCTLVFIICLGFYVTPVLLGGPRDQMIAGLIGEQIEELLEWGFASAMAVVLLATTMALLAVYNRLVGLDKLWG; encoded by the coding sequence ATGAATGCGACCTCCGCAAGGCCCGCCGACATCGCTGCCGGCAGGAAGGCGTCCAGGCCGTGGCGCTCCCGCGCCAACATATCGGCCTGGACGCTTTCCGCGCCGGCGGTGTTGTTTATCGCCGTCCTGTTCGTCTATCCGCTTCTGGACGTCGCCGTCATCAGCTTCACCGACCCGACGCTGTCGCTCGTCAACTACCGGGAGTTCTTTTCGTCGCCGCTCTACGCCAGGGTGCTGGGGAACACGTTCTGGTTCGCCTTCGTGGTGACCCTGATCTGTCTGCTCCTGGGCTATCCCCTGGCCTACGTCATCGTACGGTACGGCGGCACCCTGGGGTTCGCGCTGCTGCTGGTGGTGGCCATGAGCTTCTGGACGAGCTTTCTCGTCCGCACCTACTCGTGGCTGGTGATCCTGGGCAGCAAGGGGCCGGTCACCAAGCTGCTGGATTGGGTGGGCTTCGATCCGGTGCCGCAGATCCCGTTCAACAGCTTCGCCACCACCCTCGGCATGGTGCACATCCTGATCCCCTACATGATCCTGTCGATCTACGCGGCCATGCAGAAGATCGACCCGAACCACCTGCGGGCAGCCGCCAGTCTGGGGGCCACCCCGTTCCAGGGATTCCGCACGGTCTTTCTGCCCTTGAGCCTGCCGGGGGTGGTCAACGGTTGCACGCTGGTCTTCATCATCTGCCTGGGCTTCTACGTCACGCCGGTGTTGCTCGGCGGACCCAGGGACCAGATGATCGCCGGGCTCATCGGCGAGCAGATCGAGGAGCTTCTCGAATGGGGCTTCGCCTCGGCCATGGCTGTGGTGCTGCTGGCGACCACCATGGCGCTCCTGGCCGTCTACAACCGCTTGGTGGGGTTGGACAAGCTCTGGGGATAA
- a CDS encoding ABC transporter permease — protein sequence MNLLRAIAIAIGAFIAAPMFIVIPMSLSDSPSFAFPPTGYWLGYYREYFSNELWTAPTINSAIIATATMFVTMALVVPASFALVRFRFPGRGLVNFLLMMPLMVPHIVLALGYYAVFSPVGLTNNHIGVIIAHSCVSVPVAFLIVSATLKGFDRNLERAAMSAGAGPLRTFLHVTLPVLRPGFLVASLFAFLHSFDETVIAIFIAGRDASTLPRKMYESVRLEADPVLAVVSSLLFTLVLIGTAIAAVTRKRPVHAT from the coding sequence ATGAACCTCCTGAGAGCCATCGCCATCGCCATCGGCGCCTTCATCGCGGCGCCGATGTTCATCGTCATCCCCATGTCGCTGAGCGACTCACCCTCGTTCGCGTTCCCGCCCACGGGTTACTGGCTGGGGTACTACCGGGAATATTTCAGCAACGAGCTGTGGACGGCGCCGACCATCAACAGCGCCATCATCGCCACCGCCACCATGTTCGTGACCATGGCGCTGGTGGTGCCGGCCTCCTTCGCCCTGGTGCGCTTCCGGTTCCCGGGCCGCGGGCTGGTGAACTTCCTGCTGATGATGCCGCTCATGGTCCCCCACATCGTGCTGGCGCTGGGCTACTACGCCGTTTTCAGTCCGGTAGGCCTGACCAACAACCACATCGGGGTCATCATCGCCCATTCCTGTGTGTCCGTGCCCGTGGCCTTCCTGATCGTATCCGCCACGCTCAAAGGCTTCGACCGCAACCTCGAACGCGCCGCCATGAGCGCCGGAGCGGGACCGCTCCGGACCTTCCTCCACGTCACCCTGCCGGTGCTGCGCCCGGGCTTCCTCGTGGCCTCGCTGTTCGCCTTCCTCCACTCGTTCGACGAGACCGTCATCGCCATCTTCATCGCCGGGCGCGACGCCTCCACCCTGCCGCGGAAGATGTACGAGAGCGTGCGGCTGGAGGCTGACCCGGTGCTCGCGGTGGTGTCGAGCCTGCTGTTCACGCTGG